In Setaria italica strain Yugu1 chromosome IX, Setaria_italica_v2.0, whole genome shotgun sequence, the genomic stretch tatctaaacattcgatgtgatgggtgcttaaaaataagttaGTGAACTAAACCAGGCCGAACACTACCGGCCGGTGGTTCAAAAACAAATCAGCCTACACGAAGTCCATGAAGGGATCGTGAAACATCTTCACAAATTAACGCATAGTCAACATATCAAGGTTTTAAGATATTTTCAACCATGGATGGCCACAAATTAACAAATCAGTCATCCCGTTAGCCTTCTAATATTTCCCTCTCCTCTCCGGAAGGAAAAGGCATGCAAAAGATTAAAGAGCAAGCAAGAACCTAGTGTCTTGGCAAGTTGAGGCTGTGGTTCAAAAAGAAATTTGTCCAAGAAGCCCACGAAAGAATCTTCAAACAGCTTCACAAATCAACTTATGGTCAACATGTCAAAGCTACAAGATATTGCAACCATGCATGCGCGGCCTCCAGTACTATATAAATAGCCATCGAACCTCTCATTACAGTTCATCTCATATTTCCCTCTTCTCCATATAGCTATAGCTACCTTAGCTCGCCATGGCTACCGGTAAACTCTTAGCTGTTGGGCTTGTTGTCCTGCTAAACATTGGATTAACCAATGCTATTAGGGTGGTAAACCACGCCACTGCTGATGGCCAAGGCAGCGgtgggggtggcggtggcggaacCGGGAACGCCTATGGCTCTGGTTATGGCTCCGGATCTGGCTCTGGCTCCGGCACTTCCTTTGATAGTACTTCTCAGGGTCCTATAAGTAGCTTCTCCTCTGCTACTGCAGATGGTAATGGCTCTGGTAGTGGCGGTTGGCAAGGTTACGATCAATATGCGTCAGGTTATGGAGCAGGAGGTGCATCTGGCTCCGGCCATGGTGACTCAGGCGATTTCTACAGTAATGGAGCTTCAAATGCAAATGGAAGTGGGGGTGGCGGTGGCTCTGGTGGAAGTGTCGGCAATGGTCACGGGTATGGTGCTGGCTCAGGGGACGGGGAAGGTTCAGGCTACAACAAGGGACCATATGGTTCAAGCAACGCAAATAGTGGTGGACACGGAGGTGGAAGGGGTGGTGGTCACGATGGTGGATTTGGCCGTGGTTCTGGTGGGGGATCAGGGAGCAGCAATGGCGCTGCATGGGGAGGCTACTACAACGATGGCAATGTCAGTGAACCACCACAGCCTACTTTTGATGGCGGTGTCAGCGCACCACCACAACCCATTTTTGATGGTGGTGTCAGCGAACCACCACAGCCCATTGATGGCGGTGTCAGCGAACCACCACAAGCTTATTAAAATGTCTTTTATTTGGATTAGTGTCAGCCTTGGGCGACACATACTGTTTCCATCTTGTTTGAGCTTATATATTTCTCGACGAATAAACCGTGTCATCTGTTGGTTACAACTTAGTTCAAGGTTGTACTAATTGACGATGTGTCTATGATGCATGCCAGCAACTCATGTTTCAGAGCTTTTTTTGGTTGTAATTGGTTAGTCGACAGATATGAATCTTTGCTTTCATCAAGAAGTAATGAAATCTGGTTTCTTGGACAATAACAGTGCAAGCATCAAATTTTAATCTGATTTCTTGGATATAGCAACAGTGCAAGCATAAAATTTTACTGTACATGTTTCTCCTTTTGAAGAAAGCTCATTGTCAGTGGCAGATCTAGCCTAGGTTTGGGTAATTAATAAGAtgctatttcattgataaaaaaaatgacGTGTTAATTTTCTCTTAATTTTTGGGCAAGTCCTAATGCTAAATCGagtcttttctttctttgaacTTTATAAGAAGTTCAAATCCCAGGATCTTCTATACAGAGCCAAATATAACGAAGGAAGGAAAATTCCTTGCCATTGTCTAAAGTCAAATTCTAATAATGTAAAAGATGATGACAAAAGTTCAAAATGTAATTGAGAAAAAAGGCCGcctatttttccttctttaatTGGTTACCAGTACACCTAACTTGcattacttttttttaaaaaaaagtaaaagaaaatagACCGGACCTTGTTTCACTACGGGAGACAGTgaaattgccgagtgctaggggcactcggcgaagggcaaaaaaccctcggcgaaccgtttgccgagtgtaacactcggcaaacggcacacggcaattTTTCAGTCGGCAAACActgagttgccgagtgttttgtgtcgggcactcggcaaagtctctACCGAGTGccgagaaaacactcggcaacaaattttttaaaaaaaaaacatcctccgccaccaccatcgctagctccgccgctgccaccacatcctgctccgccgccgccaccaccgcaacttccgccgccgccaccgccgccaccaccgcggaGGAGTGGAGGGAGTTACCTGGAGAGGGAGGCGAGGGATccggcgccaccaccacgccgcccgccaccacgtcgctgccgcccgccgctgccgcccgctgccgccacgcccgctgccgccacgcccgctgccgcccgccgtcgcccgccgctgccgcccgccgccgccatgccgctgccgcccgccgccaccacgccgatgcagccgccacgcccgctaccgcccgccaccacgcgccagatccggaggggagagaggtgggggccgccggatccgcgcctGAGGGGAAGAATGGGCTCGAATCCGTTCGAAGGGGAGGGAGCCGGACAATGGGAaaaaggaggcggcggcggccatatCCAAAggggggggcggcgggcggggtcgggcggcgggcggcgggcggcgggcgaggtcGGGCGGTGGGCGGCTTATCGGTGGGCGGCAGGCTGCCCGGCGGGGGGTAATGGGCGTCGAGTCTCGGGGCGGGGGTTGAGAGGACGTTTCGGGAGTGTTCGATAAGTATGGTACGCGTCTTCGGAGCGGGGATAAGGTGCGGGGGCCCGGTGCTGGGTTTGGGAacaaaagttcgccgagtgtcctacgtagACACTAGGTAAAGGctttcttcgccgagtgtccaacgtaggacactcggcaaacttattttgaaaaaattttaaaaaatatccaactatttcaaaaaaataccaaattttcacacgaaccaatatatattctctattgactatacaaaaagttttgtagtcaaatcaaaagccGTTCTCAGACNNNNNNNNNNNNNNNNNNNNNNNNNNNNNNNNNNNNNNNNNNNNNNNNNNNNNNNNNNNNNNNNNNNNNNNNNNNNNNNNNNNNNNNNNNNNNNNNNNNNNNNNNNNNNNNNNNNNNNNNNNNNNNNNNNNNNNNNNNNNNNNNNNNNNNNNNNNNNNNNNNNNNNNNNNNNNNNNNNNNNNNNNNNNNNNNNNNNNNNNNNNNNNNNNNNNNNNNNNNNNNNNNNNNNNNNNNNNNNNNNNNNNNNNNNNNNNNNNNNNNNNNNNNNNNNNNNNNNNNNNNNNNNNNNNNNNNNNNNNNNNNNNNNNNNNNNNNNNNNNNNNNNNNNNNNNAACGGAGAATGTTATCAGCATCGCATTCAGAAGCTTCTGCCGTGTATCGCGTACTGCATGTATACTGACCTAGAGATCGGATGTCACTCTGAAGCTGCAGATCACCATTGTGAAGGGCCGAAGCTATTAACTTAGCTGCGCACGTGTATACTGCTTCCAGTTAAAACACGATGGAAACCTAAATTTGCCGAgcgtattttttttgccgagtgttttattgcGAGCACTCCGcaaacatggagtaccacatgttgtatgtggggagtagaaaaaatttcatggcgaaaaacggaaaaaaaaattatttttttgccgagtgtcaaaaaaacactaggcaaacccccctatttgccgagtgttttttttgacactcggcaaactaccctctttgccgagtgtttttttttgacactcgacaaagagggggctttgccgagtgttttttatttgacactcggcaaagcctcgatttgccgagtgttttttttttaccgagtgtttttggcttggcactcggcaaagagcttgtttgccgagtgctcgcaaaaaaacactcggcaaaaaaaatacactcggcaaatttaaggtttcccaTAGTGTTTTAACTGGAAGCAGTAAACACCTGCGCCACCAAGTTAATAGCTTCGGCCCTCCACAATGGTGGCCTGAAGCTTCAAAGTGACATCCGATCCCTAGGTCAGTAAAAATGCAGTACGCGATACAGGAAGAAGCTTCTGAATGCGATGCCCGATGTGCATCCAAAACGACCGTCGAATCACAAAACGGCTACAGAGTATCGTCGTACGCTGGTCTTCAAGAGTTTGCTGGCTGCGTGAGCAAAGATCGGAGACGTATCGCGCTCGCGCCTGTTGCGGGTCTTCCCACGGTGAACCCTGCAAATGGGCATAAGAAAATTAAAGTACAGGTAATACATACGACGAGTGGAAGCGATTACAACTCAGTGGGCGATTATGGCTGG encodes the following:
- the LOC101771210 gene encoding glycine-rich cell wall structural protein 2-like, with product MATGKLLAVGLVVLLNIGLTNAIRVVNHATADGQGSGGGGGGGTGNAYGSGYGSGSGSGSGTSFDSTSQGPISSFSSATADGNGSGSGGWQGYDQYASGYGAGGASGSGHGDSGDFYSNGASNANGSGGGGGSGGSVGNGHGYGAGSGDGEGSGYNKGPYGSSNANSGGHGGGRGGGHDGGFGRGSGGGSGSSNGAAWGGYYNDGNVSEPPQPTFDGGVSAPPQPIFDGGVSEPPQPIDGGVSEPPQAY